The Streptomyces sp. NBC_00483 genome contains the following window.
CGGCCCAGTCGACCTTCGCCTTCCGCTTGACCACGGGCAGGTGCAGGGTCTTCTGCAGGACGACGAGCGCGATGAGCGCGAAGGGCACACCGACGAACAGGCAGTAGCGCCAGCCGAGCCAGTCGGTGTCGGTGATGACACCGCCGACCAGCGGGCCGCCGACGGTCGCGACGGCGAACGTCGCGCCCAGGTAGCCGGAGTAACGGCCCCGCTCACGCGGGGCGATCATCGCGGCCATGATGATCTGCGCCAGGGCGGAGAGACCACCGGCACCGATGCCCTGGACGGCACGGGCGGTGATCAGCATCCCGGGGTTCTGCGCGAAGCCGGCCAGCGCCGAGCCGATTATGTAGACGACCAGGGCTATCTGGACCAGGGCCTTCTTGCTGAACAGGTCCGCCATCTTGCCCCACAGGGGCGTGGTCGCCGTCATGGCGAGCAGGGCTGCCGTGACCACCCAGGTGTACGCCGACTGACCGCCGCCCAGGTCGCCGATGATCTTCGGCAGGGCGTTGGAGACGATCGTCGACGAGATGATGGCGGCGAACATGCCGAGCAGCAGACCGGACAGCGCCTCCATGACCTGCCGGTGCGACATGGGGGCACCCGCTTCGGGGGCGGCCCCTGAATGCTTGGGATGGCTGCCCCGCACACCGGGCGGTGTGGTTGTTGCCATGGGAATCCTCTTCTTACGTGTTACGCGGGTGTACGGGTGATGGTCTGAGCGGTCGGCTCAGTGGCGGCCTGCGGAACCGTCGCGCGGGACCCCGTGGTTCGGCAGTCGCCGAAGCTCTCGCGCAGTCGCGTCATGAGGGCGATCAACTGATCGACCTCGTCGTCGGACCAGTCGCTCAGCCGGTCGGCGAGCAGTTGGGTGCTCCGTTCATTGAGCACGTCCATCTGCTTCGAGCCTTTTTCCGTGAGGCTGAGGATGCGCGAGCGTTTGTCAGCGGGGTCGGGATGGCGCTCGATCCAACCGCGGTCCGCGACGTGTGCCACGTGCCGGCTGGCCACGGACACGTCCACGGCGAGCAGCTCGGCCATGCGGCTCATCCGCATGTCGCCGTAGCGCTTGAGCAGCGTGAGAACCGCGGCCGAACCGGTCGGGCAGTCGTGCGGAAGGATCCGCGCCATGTCCCTCTTGACGGCTCCGAAGGCGCTCATCTGTCGCGCCAGCTCGTCGTAGTGACGTTGTGCGGCCACGGCACCTCCTGACCAAAAGATCTTTATTTGTTGCTTAGGGCAACCATAGAAGCAGTTGGTTGCCACAGGCAAACGAAAGTGGGGGCTCGCGGATAAAATCGCGGCAAAGATCAAGTGCAAATCAGTAAAGTCGCAGATCAGATGGTGCGTGCTCGGACTGTGGCGCCCTTCGCGGCAATTCGCTAGGGTCCTGCCCCATGGCTAACAACCCCCAAGGCCCCGGCCCCCAGGGCAATCCCGACCCCGCGGGCAACACCCAGATGTTCCGCGCCTTCGTCGACGAGCAGCCTCCCGCCCGTCAGCAGGCGGCCGCCGCGAAGTCCGGCCCCAGTGCCGGTCTGATCATCGGCATCGTGCTGGCGATCGTCGTGGTGGCGGGCGTGGCTTGGCTGGCGCTCAGCTAAGGCCGCATCCGCCAAGGCTTCATCCGCCGGCCAGGTCCGTATCCGCGGAGCTCACTTCCAGTCGACGTCGACGTCCTTCGTCTCCAGGCGCATCCCGAGCGGGACGCGCCATTCGTCGACGCACACGGTCCACGTCTTCCGCTTCTTCTCCCCGGCCCCGATGGGCACGGGGAGCTTCTTCTTGACGTTGACGGTCGCCCAGTCGATGCCGAGCGCGCCGATGACGTGCGTCTCGAAGGTCGCGGTGCCCGAACGCACCGCGCTGCCACCGGAGTTGTGCAGCGTCAGCGTCACGTCCTGACACCAGCGCTTGTCCGCCTTCTTGAGCTCCGGGTCGCCTGCGACCTTGAGCTCGGCGGGGCCCGATGGGGCCGAAGAGGAGGGGGCCGCGTCGCTGTCGGGGGCGGTGTTCCCGGAGGGCTTGTCGGCGGCGGACGGAGTGCCGCTCTCGCCGGGGGTCCCGCCGGCCGGTGGGGCGCCGCCCGCGTCGGGGACGTCCGCCCCGGGTTCCTGCCCGCCGGCCGTGTCTCCGCCGGCGTTGTCGCCACCGGCGCTGTCTGCACCTGCTCTGCCCGCCGCGTCCTTCTCCGACGGGCCCGGGGCGCCAGGGGTCTTTGCCGCCGGTGAGTCCAGCGGTACGAGTTCCACCTTGCCGGTGGGGGCGACCCGGTCGCCCGGGCTCGTGGGCGCCGCTCCTGCCGCACCCACGGCCACGTATCCATCGCGCCCGTCGCCACCGTCGAGTGCGACGACGGCGCCTGCGCTCACGCACACCACGGCGACCGAAGCGGCCCCCACGGCGGCCTTCCTGTGACCGAGCAACCAAGTCCGCAGCATCGCGCCAGTGTGTCTGACGCTCCGTCAATTCGGAAGCCCCCCTGGCTCTTTGGGAACAGGGGGCACTTCACTCCCGGTCGAACGGCGACCGGATCAGTCGGCGATGAGGCCCTCGCGCAGCTGCGACAGCGTCCGCGTGAGCAGCCGGGACACGTGCATCTGCGAGATGCCGACCTCCTCGCCGATCTGCGACTGCGTCATGTTCGCGAAGAACCGGAGCATGATGATCTGGCGCTCCCGCGGCGGCAGCTTGGCGAGCAGGGGCTTGAGCGACTCGCGGTACTCGACGCCCTCCAGGGCCGTGTCCTCGTAGCCGAGGCGGTCCGCGAGGGAGCCCTCGCCGCCGTCGTCCTCGGGCGCGGGTGAGTCGAGGGAGGACGCGGTGTACGCGTTGCCCACAGCCAGCCCGTCGACCACATCCTCCTCGGAGACGCCGAGCACCACGGCGAGCTCCGGGACGGTCGGCGAGCGGTCCAGCTTCTGCGCGAGCTCGTCGCTGGCCTTGGTCAGCGCGAGCCGCAGCTCCTGGAGGCGGCGCGGCACGCGCACCGACCACGAGGTGTCGCGGAAGAAGCGCTTGATCTCACCGACGACCGTGGGCATCGCGAACGTCGGGAATTCCACGCCGCGTTCGCAGTCGAAACGGTCGATCGCCTTGATCAGACCGATCGTTCCGACCTGGACGATGTCCTCCATCGGCTCGTTGCGACTGCGGAACCGGGCGGCCGCGTAGCGCACCAGCGGCAGGTTCAGCTCGATCAGGGTGTCGCGGACGTACGGCCGCTCCGGGCTGTGCTCGTCGAGCGTGGCAAGACGCAGGAACAGGGAACGGGACAGAGTGCGGGTGTCGATGGCCCCGCTCGGCGGAGGTGTCACGGACACCTCGGGGCTCTCGGCGGCCTGGGCCGGAACCGAAGCGGGAACAGGAGCGTCGATCAGCGCGGCAGGCGTCTGCTCGCTCATGTCATCGGTCGCGGCGGGCGCGCCGGGCGTGAGCGTGAGCACCTTCGAGCTGCCCTGGTCTGCGGACATGCCACCCCCTTGAGGTCGCGGACGGTCGCGGCGGACGCTCCCGTCAGGTAAGAGCGCAGCCTCCACCTGAATACCGGACGAGGGACTGCGCCAAACGCCGTTCCAGCAGAATGTCACATGTCGGCAACACGCTGTAGTGACATGTCGACATGTATGGGATGGAACGGTGCAGGAAGCAAGGGGTGTGACGGGAGTTGGCGCGGATTCCGGCGGGAAAAGCGCCGCGCGCCTTGTCTACCCGTTCGAGCTAGGCGTCGATCCTGTTTGCGGACCGAAGTCGAGCGAAGCTGCGGGCGAGGAGTCTTGACACGTGCATCTGTGAGACACCCAGTTCCGCGCTGATCTGAGATTGCGTCAGATTGCTGTAGTAGCGGAGCAAAAGGATTCGTTGCTCCCGCTCGGGCAGCTGTACGAGGAGGTGCCGTACGAGATCGCGGTGCTCGACGCCGTCCAGCTCCGGGTCCTCGTAGCCGAGCCGGTCGAGCAGGCCCGGCATCCCGTCGCCCTCCTGCGCCGCCTCCAGGGAGGTCGCGTGGTACGAGCGGCCCGCCTCGATGCAGGCGAGCACCTCGTCCTCGCCGATCCGCAGCCGCTCGGCGATCTCGGAGGTGGTCGGGGAGCGCCCGAAGGCGGTCGTCAGGTCCTCGGTGGCGCCGTTGACCTGCACCCACAGCTCGTGGAGGCGGCGCGGCACGTGCACGGTGCGGACGTTGTCCCGGAAGTACCGCTTGATCTCGCCGACGACCGTGGGCATCGCGAAGGTCGGGAACTGGACGCCGCGGTCCGGGTCGAAGCGGTCGATGGCGTTGATCAGGCCGATGGTGCCGACCTGGACGACGTCCTCCATCGGCTCGTTGCGGCTGCGGAAGCGGGCCGCGGCGTAGCGCACGAGCGGCAGGTTCGCCTCGATCAGGGCGCCGCGTACCCGGGAGTGCTCGGGGCTGCCCGGCGGGAGCTCCTTGATCTGCGCGAAGAGGACCTGGGTCAGCGCGCGGGCGTCGGCGCCGCGGCTCTTCGCGGGCGCGGGCGGCGCCTCGGGCGGTACCTCGGGCGGTGCTTCTTGAGGCGCAGTACTGGCCGGCACGGTCAACTCCACCTCTGTTTCCGTCAACTCATCGGTCAAAAGCGGTCATAGCATCACAAGACATGTGCACTGTGTGCAAGCACCGCATAACTCCGTGTTGAAGCCCGAGTTGGGGCACGGCGAGGGGTTCAGGACGCACGAAAGCCCCTCACCGTTCAGGTGAGAGGCTTCTCGAACGTGTGACGGTCCCGAGAGTGTGCTCAGAACTCGTAGTCCGCGATCACCCACGTGGCGAACTCGCGCCACATCGCGACGCCCTCCTGGTGCGCGGGGTGCTCGATGTACCGCTTCAGGGCGTCGGTGTCCTCGACGGCCGAGTTGATCGCGAAGTCATAGGCGATCGGGCGGTCGGTGATGTTCCAGTCGCACTCCCAGAACGTCAGCTCGGGGATCTTCGCGCCCAGCGCGCGGAAGGCCTCGACGCCCTCGGCCACGCGCGGTTCGTCACGGCTCACGCCGTCGTTGAGCTTGAAAAGGACCAGATGGCGGATCACGGGGTGCTCCCTGCGGTGCTGACGGCCGGCTTGCCGCTACTTCCCGCCGTTGACGACCCAGGTCATGAAGTCGCCTATGGACTGGGCGGCGGACGATACGCCTTCGAACCCTATCTGGACGTAATCGGCGGCCTTGGAGGGGTCGGTGATGATCACGTAGAGCACGAAGACCACCCCGACGAAGAGCGCGACTTTCTTCGACTGCACCACGTTGCCTCCCCGTACCCGTGTCCTGGCCCCGTCCGACCCCTGTCGAACGGCGGCGAGTCTAACGCGGACGATCACCGACGCGACCTTTAAGGACCAACGGCCTCCGGTTATGGGTCCTTTGCCGACCTCCCGCATCGCCACAAAGGGGCAGTATTGGTGATGAGCCCGGAGGGTCTGGCAGGAATCCGATGGGCAGGGACGTGACCCCGACTGCGGGGTCCGCGCCGCACTTCCCCCCGAAGCGGCGCGGACTACGGGAGTCCGTCCTCATCGGGGGGAGTGGTTTGTCCCCCCGATACCACTCCCCCCGACCCGAACGGGACGTGAAGGCCCCGACACCTCTGGGCAGGTGTCGGGGCTTTTCCGTGTCCATGGCTTCACGCGACGCTTCCCGGGAGCACCATGGGTTCGCCCACAGGACGCGTACAAGGAGGGACTTCCCATGGCCAACCAGACCCAGACCCTCGGAAGGGGAAGCACCACGGGCGCGGAGAGCTTCTGGTACATCCTCGGGTGCATCTCGTTCGGGGCCGCCTACTTCGCAAAGGTCCCCACGAAGAAGGCCCTCAGTGAGTACGGGCTCTGCGAGATGACCAGCGCCGAGAAGTTCTGGTACGTGGTGCAGAACATCTGCTTTGGATCCGGCTACCTGGCCAAGGTCCCCGTGAAGAAGGCGCTGTCCGAGGTCCGGTTCGGGGCCGAACAGCCCCCGCAGGCCCAGCAGCCCTGGCCGCCCGCGGCGGGTCCGCAGGCCGGCTGAGCGCGGCCGGGCAAAAGCGAAAGGGCGGATCCTGTCGGATCCGCCCTTTCGGCCGGCGGTAGCGGAGGGATTTGAACCCTCGGAGAGTTTCCCCTCACTCGCTTTCGAGGCGAGCTCCTTCGGCCGCTCGGACACGCTACCGAGAGGAACTCTAGCCCATGGTGGGCCGTGGTCCGAAATCCGTTTCTCTGAAGAAACGGGTGAGCTGTGTCGCACACTCCTCGGCGAGTACGCCGGAGATCACTTCGGGCCTGTGGTTGAGCCGCCGGTCGCGGATCACGTCCCACAGCGAACCGGCCGCCCCCGCCTTTTCGTCGCGGGCCCCGTAGACGACCCGGTCGACGCGGGACTGCACGAGCGCGCCCGCGCACATGGTGCACGGCTCCAGGGTGACGACGAGCGTGCACCCCGTGAGCCGCCACTCTCCTACTTCTTGCGCCGCCCTGCGCAGCGCCAGCACCTCGGCGTGCGCGGTCGGGTCCCCGGTCAGCTCACGCTCGTTGTGCGCCCGCGCGAGCACGGTGGTCCCGTCCGGCGCCAGCACGACGGCGCCGACGGGAACGTCACCGCCCGCCGCGGCGAGCCCGGCCTCGGCCAGGGCCTGCCGCATCGGCGGCTTCCAGGGGTCTCGTACGGGATCGGGGTCGGAAACGGTGTCGGAGGGTGTCACGGCGAGGAATCTATCCCCGCCGCGGTCAGCGCACCGTCTCGAGGACCTCCGATGCGCCCAGGGCGTCGGCGATCTCGCCCAGCGCGTCCGTCCCGTCGAGAGTGAGCAGATCCTTCTCGGCGACGCCCAGGTCGGCCAGGACCCCGCTGTCGCCGAGCGGGCCCGGCGGCACCACCTCGGCTCCGGCGTCCTCGTCGTCGTCGGACGCGCTCTCGCCGTCCGGCTCGCCGTCCTCCGTGCCGTCCAGGTCCAGGGCGTCCAGATCGTCGACGACGTCCGAACCGTCCGGAGCCTTGCCGAGCAGTTCGTCGGTGAGCAGGATCTCGCCGTAGCTGCTGCGGGCAGCCGCGGCCGCGTCGGAGACGTAGATGCGAGGGTCCTCCTCGCCGTCGATGCGGACGACGCCGAACCAGGCGTCCTCTTGTTCGATGAAGACGAGGATCGTGTCGTCCTCGGCGCCGGCCTCGGCCGCCGCCTCGCGGGCCAGGTCGGACAGATCCGACAGGGTCTCCACGTCGTCGAGCTCTGTATCGCTCGCTTCCCACCCGTCTTCGGTGCGCGCGAGCAGTGCGGCGAAGTACACCGTGACTCTCCCACTGGTCTTAAGGGTGCCGGTCGGGAATCCCCCCGGCGGGGCCTGGGAGGCGGGGATTGCAGTTCAAGCCCCGCCCACTCGGAATCGTGGCAGAAAGTCCGGCTCCAAGAGAGGTCTTCCGCGCGCTGTGTTCGTGGCGCGTCCTCCGCGAAGTCCCGCGGGACGGGGATCCGGGGCGGACCGGCCGGGCCCGTCACCAGCGAAACGTGCGCATGCGCATCTGCTGTCGCATCCGTGCCGCCCGGGCGCGGCGTGGCTGGACCCTGGCGCGCAGCTCCCGCGCCTCGGTCAGTTCCCGCAGGAACAGGGCCCGCCTGCGCCTGCGCTCGGCGTCCGTCTCCGTCTCCGTGTCCGGCTCGGGCCCGGCTCCGGTCCCCGTACCGGCACCGCCCGACTCCCGCTCGGGCCGCTCCCGACGTTTCTCGTCCGCCATCGGCCACACCACCCCAGTCCGCCCAGTCGGCGCCAGTCGGAGCCAGTCGGCGAGTCCCTTCCACCTTCCCTCCGTACCGGCCGTTGATGCCACCGCGCGGGGGAGCCGCGGCCCTGTGGCCCGGTTACTGTTGGGGACATGCGGATCCACGTCGTCGACCACCCTTTGGTGGCGCACAAGCTCACCACGCTGCGCGACCAGCGCACCGACTCCCCGACCTTCCGGCGCCTGGCCGACGAGCTGGTCACCCTGCTCGCCTATGAGGCGACCCGGGACGTGCGCACCGAGCAGGTCGACATCGACACCCCCGTCTCGCGGACGACCGGCGTCAAGCTGTCGTACCCGCGCCCCCTGGTGGTGCCGATCCTGCGCGCGGGCCTCGGCATGCTCGACGGCATGGTGCGCCTCCTGCCGACCGCCGAGGTGGGCTTCCTCGGCATGGTGCGCAACGAGGAGACGCTGCAGCCCGCGACGTACGCGACGCGGATGCCGGACGACCTCTCCGGGCGCCAGGTGTACGTCCTCGACCCGATGCTGGCCACGGGCGGCACGCTCGTCGCGGCGATCCAGGAACTGATCAAGCGCGGCGCCGACGACGTCACGGCCGTGGTGCTGCTCGCCGCCCCCGAGGGCGTCGAGATCATGGAGCGCGAGCTGGCAGGCACGCCGGTCACCGTCGTGACGGCCTCCGTCGACGAGCGGCTCAACGAGCACGGGTACATCGTTCCGGGCCTCGGCGACGCCGGGGACCGTATGTACGGGGTCGCCGAGTAACCGACGCCGTACGGGAACGGGAACGGAAAAGCCGCGGACGAACCGTCCGCGGCTTTTCGCTGTACGGGTCCCGTCAGCAGCCCGCGCCGGACGCCGAGGGCTGCGGCTTCGGGTGGCTCAGCGCCGTCAGCGCCTTGTCCGCGGCCGGCTTCTTGGCGAGCTTCTTGAAGTCGGAGCCGATGATCAGGTCGACCTCGGTCGGCTTCGAGCGCTTGTCCGCCTTCAGCTCGGCGCCGGTCAGCTGCGTACCGAGGACCGGGAGCGCCGCGTCGGTGGCCGCGGAGGCGCCGAGCAGTATGCCGGGGCCCTTGACCTTCTTGTCGTACGCCTTCGTGGCGTTGCCCACGTCGCCGATCTTGAAGCCGCGCTTCTTCAGCTCGTCCGCGGTGTCCTTGGCCAGGCCGCCGCGGGCCGTGGCGTTCAGGACGTTCACCGTGATCTGGGAGGGCTTCGGCAGCTTCTGGGCCGCCGCCTTGCCCGGGGAGGCCGACGCGCTCGGCTTCCGCTCGCAGGCGCCGGACTTCGCCCCCGCGGCGCTGGCCTTGTCACCGCCCGAGAAGACGTCGACCAGCTGGAACGATCCCCAGCCGATCAGCCCGATCGCGGCGACGGACGCGACGACCGCGAGCACGATCCTGCTGTGCGGACGCCCGCGCCGCATGCGGGGGTACTTGTCCCCTGTGATGCGGTACTTGCCGCCCATGCCGGGTGGAGTGAGCATGCTCATGAGCGCAGCGTAATCCTGTGCGGCGACGATGCCTATTAAATGATCACGGTCAGTCGCTCAGTCCAACCCAAAAGGGCCAATGCGGACTTGAGGCGGCGTCAGTGGGACGGGTGTGCGAGCCGTGTCAGCCGAGCTCGAGCACGCGCGCGTGCAGCACCTGGCGCTGCTGGAGCGCGGCGCGCACGGCGCGGTGCAGGCCGTCCTCCAGGTAGAGATCGCCCTGCCACTTCACGACATGCGCGAAGAGGTCGCCGTAGAACGTCGAGTCCTCGGCGAGCAGGGTCTCCAGATCGAGCTGGCCCTTGGTCGTCACCAGCTGATCGAGGCGGACCGGGCGCGGCGCGACGTCCGCCCACTGCCGGGTGCTTTCCCGGCCGTGGTCGGGGTACGGCCGGCCGTTTCCGATGCGCTTGAAGATCACACGGAAAGCCTACCGGGCAAGGCTCTCCGGGCGCAGCCATGGGGACGCGGTACACAGCCGGTAAATACCGTCCTTAACCGGCTCCAACCGGGTCCAGTCGAGCGACGCACAGGGGCCTGAAATGAGTGGCGCCGTGGGTGAGTTGGTGGAGAGCAGGCGTGTTCGTGGCTCTTCCGGGGTAGTGGCGCGCGCTTCGTTGACGGGTGGTTCCCCGCGTCCCGTGCGGGGGCGCGGGGAACCGTCTTCAGCGGTCGTTCTTCTTGCCCGGCGTCCGCCGGTCGCGCGAGCTGGGCGGGGTCGTCTTCTGCGTAGCGGAGCGTTCGCCGCGTGCGGCCTCCGCGCGCATCAGGGCGCGCAGGAGCGCGTAGGGGTCCTTGGGCATGAGGGTGCTGCCGTCCTTTTCGAAGTCGTGCGTGCGTGCTGACGGGTCCGGGGGACGGGTCCCGTCAGCAGCGCAGGACGACGGTGCGCAGGGCGCGGTGGGGCGGCGGCGCGGGCTGCGCCGTGGTGTCGGGGCGCGCGGCGACGAGGGGGCGTGGCGGGGCGCACGGGGGCGGGGTCGTGAGAAGCCGGACGGGATGGCCCGTCGACAGCCGGAGGGCCTCTTCGGAGGCGTCCCGGGTCCCCTCGCCCGGCTCGCAGGAGGAGGCGGCGGCGGGCGGCGGCGCGGAGGCCCCGGCGGGGGCGGCGGCGAGCGGCGCGAACAGCAGGGCGAGCAGCACCACGACCACACGCACCAGGCCCGGGACACGGTGGCCCGGGCAGGCGGCGGACGCGGCGGCGCTCATGCCCCGTCATCTGCCCACCACCGACCGCGACGTGATCCATGCAGCGGCAGATCCGCCCTCACGGGTGACCGACCCGGCACCCGGCTGACAGCAACCAAGCCCTGCCGGCGATTGAGGCAAATAGAGCCCCGCCGGCGATTGAGGCGCGGGGTCCGGGGCAGAGCCCCGAGACGTCCACCACGGCTCCGCCGAGGCACGCCCACCCTGCCCGCTACTTGGCGGCCTTCGCCGCCTTCGCGGCGGCCTTCATCTCCTGCTTGTGCGCCCGCACCTTCGTGAGGGACTCCGGGCCGGTGATGTCGGCGACCGAGCGGTACGCCTTCGGTTCGCCGTACGCGCCCGCCGCCTCGCGCCAGCCCGTGGGCCGCACGCCGAGCTGCTTGCCGAGCAGGGCCAGGAAGATCTGGGCCTTCTGCTTGCCGAAGCCGGGCAGCTCGTTGAGGCGCCGCAGCACCTCCTTGCCGGTGTCGACGCCCTCCCACACGGCGGCCGCGTCCCCCTCGTAGTGGTCGACGAGGTACTGGCACAGCTGCTGCACCCGCTTGGCCATGGAGCCGGGATAGCGGTGCACGGCCGGCTTCTCGGAGAGCAGCGCGGCGAAGGCCTCGGGGTCCTGGGCGGCGATCTCGTACGCGTCGAGGTCGTCGACGTTCAGGCGCGTGGCGATGGTGCGCGGGCCCGCGAACGCCCACTCCATGGGCACCTGCTGGTCGAGCAGCATCCCGACGAGCGCGGCGAGCGGACTGCGGCCGAGGAGTTCGTCGGCGGCGGGCTCCTGGGCGAGGTGGAGGGTGACGTCCATACGGCTCATACGTCGATGATCGCGCCGGGCCGCCGGCGTCGCCACGTCGGGGTCGCCACGCCGGGGTGCCGCCGGCGGCGTGGCCCCGCGCGGCCACGATAGGGGGCCACCGCGTCGCATAGGCGCGCCGTCCGCGGTAACCCTGACGTCATGACTTCCACGACGCCCGCCCCGTACGATCTCGTGGCCCTCGCCGACGATCATCTGGCCGCGGCCCGCAAGGCCGAGCACGGCCGCAGCGCGGAACTCCTCATCAAAGAGGACCCCCTGCTGCGGCAGAGCGTCATCGCGCTGACCGAGGGCAGCAACCTGGAGGAGCACAACGCCCCGCCCGCGGCCACCCTCCAGGTGCTGCGCGGCCGCGTCCGTCTCACCGCGGTCTCCGGCGACGTCACCCTCACGCAGGGCCAGCTGCACCCGATCCCGCAGGAACGGCACGGACTCGTCGCGCTGACGGATGCGGCGGTGCTGTTGACGGCGGTCACCGCCTGACCTGATCGTGTTCCCGTCGCTACGGGATCCATCGGGCCCGCAGGTCGGGTTCTGCGCAAAGGAGTGCGGGCATGCCGTCGTACGAGGAAGTCTTCCGAGCGAGCACCGAGGACCCGGAGGCCTTCTGGCTCACGGCGGCCCGCGCGATCGACTGGGACGTGCCCCCGACCCGGGCCCTGGACTCCTCGCGGGCCCCCTTCCACCGCTGGTTCCCCGACGGAGAGCTGAACGTCTGCCACAACGCGCTCGACCGTCATGTCGCGGCGGGCCGCGGTGCTCAGCCGGCACTCGTGTACGACTCCCCGGTGACGGACACCAAACGCACGTACACCTACGAGGAGTTGACCGACCAGGTCGCCACCTTCGCGGGCGTGCTGACCGGTCTCGGAGTGACCCGCGGCGACCGGGTCGTCCTCTATATGCCGATGGTCCCGGAGGCCGTCGTCGCGATGCTCGCCTGCGCGCGGATCGGGGCGGTGCACTCGGTCGTCTTCGGCGGTTTCGCGGCGAACGAGCTGGCGGTGCGGATCGACGACGCGGCACCGAAGGTCGTCGTGTCGGCGTCCTGCGGGATCGAGGGGGCGCGGGTCGTCCCGTACAAGCCGCTTCTCGACCAAGCCGTAGACCTGTCGCAGCACAAGCCGGACGCCTGCGTGATCCTCCAACGCCCCGAGGGGCCGGGTGAGTTGACGCCGGGCCGGGACGTGGACTGGGCGGAGGCGATGCGCGACGCGCGCCCCGCGGCCTGCGTCCCGATGGCGGCGACGGACCCCCTGTACATCCTCTACACCTCCGGAACGACCGGAAAGCCCAAGGGAGTTGTCCGCGACTGCGGCGGCTACGCGGTCGCGCTGCGCTGGTCCATGGAGGCCGTGTACGACGTGGGGCCCGGCGAGGTGATGTTCACCGCGTCCGACGTGGGCTGGGTCGTCGGCCACTCGTACATCGTGTACGCCCCGCTGCTGGCCGGCGCCACGACCGTCCTCTACGAGGGGAAGCCGGTCGGCACCCCGGACGCGGGCCAGTTCTGGCGGGTGGCGGCGGAGTACGGGGTGAAGACGCTGTTCACGGCGCCGACGGCGTTCCGGGCGATCAAGAAGGTCGACCCGGAGGGCGAGTTGACGCGTGGATACGACCTGAGTGCGCTGAAGTATCTGTTCCTCGCCGGGGAGCGGCTCGACCCGGAGACGTACCACTGGGCGAGCGAGCTGCTCGGCATCCCGGTGATCGACCACTGGTGGCAGACCGAGACGGGCTGGCCGATCGTCGCGAACCCGGTGGGCATCGAGGCCGCGCCGGTCAAGGCGGGCTCCCCCACGTTCCCGCTGCCGGGCTGGGACGTACGGGTCGTGGACGGGGACGGCAAACCGGTACCGCCCGGCGAGGACGGCGCCATCGTCGTACGCCTCCCGATGCCGCCCGGCTCCCTGCCCACCCTCTGGAACGACGACGAGCGCTTCGTCTCCTCGTACCTCTCGGCGTTCGACGGCTACTACCTGACCGGCGACGGCGGGCACGTGGACGAGGACGGCTATGTGTTCGTGATGGGGCGGACGGACGACGTCATCAACGTCGCGGGGCACCGCCTGTCCACGGGCGGGATGGAGGAGGTGCTCGC
Protein-coding sequences here:
- a CDS encoding MarR family winged helix-turn-helix transcriptional regulator; this translates as MAAQRHYDELARQMSAFGAVKRDMARILPHDCPTGSAAVLTLLKRYGDMRMSRMAELLAVDVSVASRHVAHVADRGWIERHPDPADKRSRILSLTEKGSKQMDVLNERSTQLLADRLSDWSDDEVDQLIALMTRLRESFGDCRTTGSRATVPQAATEPTAQTITRTPA
- the upp gene encoding uracil phosphoribosyltransferase; this translates as MRIHVVDHPLVAHKLTTLRDQRTDSPTFRRLADELVTLLAYEATRDVRTEQVDIDTPVSRTTGVKLSYPRPLVVPILRAGLGMLDGMVRLLPTAEVGFLGMVRNEETLQPATYATRMPDDLSGRQVYVLDPMLATGGTLVAAIQELIKRGADDVTAVVLLAAPEGVEIMERELAGTPVTVVTASVDERLNEHGYIVPGLGDAGDRMYGVAE
- a CDS encoding Dabb family protein — encoded protein: MIRHLVLFKLNDGVSRDEPRVAEGVEAFRALGAKIPELTFWECDWNITDRPIAYDFAINSAVEDTDALKRYIEHPAHQEGVAMWREFATWVIADYEF
- a CDS encoding HhH-GPD-type base excision DNA repair protein, which produces MDVTLHLAQEPAADELLGRSPLAALVGMLLDQQVPMEWAFAGPRTIATRLNVDDLDAYEIAAQDPEAFAALLSEKPAVHRYPGSMAKRVQQLCQYLVDHYEGDAAAVWEGVDTGKEVLRRLNELPGFGKQKAQIFLALLGKQLGVRPTGWREAAGAYGEPKAYRSVADITGPESLTKVRAHKQEMKAAAKAAKAAK
- a CDS encoding LytR C-terminal domain-containing protein, coding for MSMLTPPGMGGKYRITGDKYPRMRRGRPHSRIVLAVVASVAAIGLIGWGSFQLVDVFSGGDKASAAGAKSGACERKPSASASPGKAAAQKLPKPSQITVNVLNATARGGLAKDTADELKKRGFKIGDVGNATKAYDKKVKGPGILLGASAATDAALPVLGTQLTGAELKADKRSKPTEVDLIIGSDFKKLAKKPAADKALTALSHPKPQPSASGAGC
- a CDS encoding tRNA adenosine deaminase-associated protein, giving the protein MYFAALLARTEDGWEASDTELDDVETLSDLSDLAREAAAEAGAEDDTILVFIEQEDAWFGVVRIDGEEDPRIYVSDAAAAARSSYGEILLTDELLGKAPDGSDVVDDLDALDLDGTEDGEPDGESASDDDEDAGAEVVPPGPLGDSGVLADLGVAEKDLLTLDGTDALGEIADALGASEVLETVR
- a CDS encoding RNA polymerase sigma factor SigF — encoded protein: MELTVPASTAPQEAPPEVPPEAPPAPAKSRGADARALTQVLFAQIKELPPGSPEHSRVRGALIEANLPLVRYAAARFRSRNEPMEDVVQVGTIGLINAIDRFDPDRGVQFPTFAMPTVVGEIKRYFRDNVRTVHVPRRLHELWVQVNGATEDLTTAFGRSPTTSEIAERLRIGEDEVLACIEAGRSYHATSLEAAQEGDGMPGLLDRLGYEDPELDGVEHRDLVRHLLVQLPEREQRILLLRYYSNLTQSQISAELGVSQMHVSRLLARSFARLRSANRIDA
- a CDS encoding type II toxin-antitoxin system VapB family antitoxin yields the protein MIFKRIGNGRPYPDHGRESTRQWADVAPRPVRLDQLVTTKGQLDLETLLAEDSTFYGDLFAHVVKWQGDLYLEDGLHRAVRAALQQRQVLHARVLELG
- a CDS encoding RNA polymerase sigma factor SigF, which encodes MSADQGSSKVLTLTPGAPAATDDMSEQTPAALIDAPVPASVPAQAAESPEVSVTPPPSGAIDTRTLSRSLFLRLATLDEHSPERPYVRDTLIELNLPLVRYAAARFRSRNEPMEDIVQVGTIGLIKAIDRFDCERGVEFPTFAMPTVVGEIKRFFRDTSWSVRVPRRLQELRLALTKASDELAQKLDRSPTVPELAVVLGVSEEDVVDGLAVGNAYTASSLDSPAPEDDGGEGSLADRLGYEDTALEGVEYRESLKPLLAKLPPRERQIIMLRFFANMTQSQIGEEVGISQMHVSRLLTRTLSQLREGLIAD
- a CDS encoding cupin; this encodes MTSTTPAPYDLVALADDHLAAARKAEHGRSAELLIKEDPLLRQSVIALTEGSNLEEHNAPPAATLQVLRGRVRLTAVSGDVTLTQGQLHPIPQERHGLVALTDAAVLLTAVTA
- the tadA gene encoding tRNA adenosine(34) deaminase TadA, which encodes MRQALAEAGLAAAGGDVPVGAVVLAPDGTTVLARAHNERELTGDPTAHAEVLALRRAAQEVGEWRLTGCTLVVTLEPCTMCAGALVQSRVDRVVYGARDEKAGAAGSLWDVIRDRRLNHRPEVISGVLAEECATQLTRFFRETDFGPRPTMG